The proteins below come from a single Corynebacterium cystitidis genomic window:
- a CDS encoding ABC transporter transmembrane domain-containing protein, with product MPPIWAGRRRGLFIALVALGVLQAFLALIMALTVDTMLSAAVQTDIWDIATLVGSALGIGLARWIERVVAEDLGQDYVFEQRHRLITSSVAGADYSGSLGVTVTRASNDLSAVRNWIAMGIVPLVTGIPLIGVVLFALLILDREIGLGVTIPLVLIGAAIPMLSKLTFERSRALRRQRGRLSARIADTVMASESVRASGAVARELKQINKQSDKVVGAAVDRAWVTGLTRAVTATAASACTVVVVLVADRGLADAATVASAMTLLGVLATPVTDLGRVVEYRQNYKAATRILAPLLEKADRLREREARRQRAWRKTGADINQLDFGPVDIDHLIVNDYLVEPLHAEEGQVVEITASDPSQVRMVLSAVLSSHVEDQFYVDGYDFGLAPEKARRALVGFASDYIPLERGSVSRLLKFRVPDASEEDVAEVLEMVDLTKTVANDEKGLSRQLKNDGAPWTIGDVMRLKVARAILNQPALLVFEDVDHQLDPEAMDTFFEFVADYPGVVIISTSHPEKLPEDRIIWDVDGVLIEEDDYCKDVPDEDAVEEE from the coding sequence ATGCCACCAATTTGGGCTGGGAGGCGGCGAGGGCTTTTCATCGCTCTCGTCGCCCTCGGCGTTTTGCAAGCTTTTCTCGCCTTAATTATGGCGTTGACAGTTGACACGATGCTGAGTGCTGCGGTGCAGACTGACATCTGGGATATCGCCACGTTAGTTGGTTCCGCTTTGGGAATTGGCCTTGCTCGCTGGATTGAGCGGGTAGTAGCGGAGGATCTCGGTCAGGATTACGTCTTTGAGCAGCGCCACCGGTTGATTACCTCCTCGGTGGCAGGCGCGGATTATTCGGGTTCCCTCGGTGTCACCGTGACCCGCGCGTCCAACGATTTGTCTGCGGTGCGCAACTGGATCGCGATGGGGATTGTGCCACTGGTAACCGGTATTCCGCTCATCGGCGTGGTTTTGTTCGCTTTATTGATCCTCGACCGCGAGATCGGGTTGGGGGTGACCATTCCACTGGTTTTGATCGGTGCTGCAATCCCCATGTTGTCCAAGCTCACCTTTGAGCGTTCACGTGCTTTACGACGCCAACGTGGCCGGCTTTCTGCTCGCATCGCAGACACGGTGATGGCAAGTGAGTCCGTGCGTGCATCAGGTGCTGTAGCGCGTGAGCTCAAGCAAATCAATAAGCAGTCAGACAAGGTGGTCGGCGCTGCGGTAGATCGCGCTTGGGTCACCGGTCTGACGCGCGCTGTCACTGCGACCGCGGCCTCAGCATGCACGGTAGTTGTCGTTTTGGTCGCGGACCGCGGTTTGGCAGATGCAGCGACAGTGGCGTCCGCGATGACGCTGCTGGGTGTCTTGGCAACACCGGTGACTGATCTCGGCAGGGTGGTGGAGTACCGCCAGAATTACAAGGCCGCCACACGGATCCTTGCCCCGTTGCTGGAAAAGGCAGATAGGTTGCGGGAACGCGAGGCCAGGCGTCAGCGTGCGTGGCGAAAGACGGGCGCGGATATCAACCAGTTAGATTTTGGCCCCGTTGATATCGATCACCTCATCGTCAACGACTATCTGGTGGAGCCGCTTCACGCGGAGGAGGGACAGGTCGTCGAAATTACAGCATCCGACCCGTCACAGGTGCGCATGGTTCTCTCAGCTGTGCTGTCCTCACATGTTGAAGACCAGTTCTACGTGGACGGTTATGACTTCGGTCTTGCTCCGGAAAAGGCGCGCCGCGCGTTGGTGGGGTTCGCTTCTGACTACATTCCGCTCGAGCGGGGATCAGTATCCCGTCTGCTCAAATTCCGTGTCCCTGATGCTTCGGAAGAAGACGTGGCGGAGGTGCTCGAAATGGTCGATCTGACTAAGACGGTGGCCAACGATGAGAAGGGCTTATCGCGCCAGCTGAAAAATGACGGCGCGCCTTGGACGATTGGCGATGTCATGCGCTTGAAGGTGGCCCGTGCCATTTTGAATCAGCCCGCGTTGCTGGTTTTCGAGGATGTTGACCACCAGCTGGACCCAGAGGCAATGGATACTTTCTTTGAATTTGTTGCGGATTATCCAGGCGTGGTGATCATTAGTACCTCCCACCCAGAGAAGCTTCCAGAGGACCGCATAATATGGGACGTTGATGGTGTTCTCATCGAGGAAGATGATTACTGCAAGGATGTTCCCGACGAAGATGCAGTCGAAGAGGAATAG
- the gatA gene encoding Asp-tRNA(Asn)/Glu-tRNA(Gln) amidotransferase subunit GatA: protein MTDYTVPTSGLTSLTAAELAQKIHSGDVTSREATQAHLDRIAETDDHLGAFLHVGAEEALAAADKVDEQIKAGEELASPLAGVPVAVKDLFVTTDAPTTAASKMLEGYMSPYDATVVAKLREAGLPILGKTNLDEFAMGSSNELSAFQITRNPHDTECTPGGSGGGTAAAVASGQAPLGIGTDTGGSIRQPAALTGTVGVKPTYGTVSRYGMIAAASSLDQGGPSARTVLDAALLHEVMAGVDPFDATSVDKPIAPVVQAAREGASGDLSGMKIGMVRQFDREGNQASVREAVVNAFQELEKQGAELVWVDCPHFDDVMGAYYIIQMSEVSSNMSRFDGMRYGLRVGDDGSNSANDVMALSRAAGFGAEVKRRIMLGTYALSVGYYDAYYLQAQRVRQLIANDFAKAFEQVDIIAAPTTPTTAFKLGEKVDDPLAMYNFDLYTLPLNLAGLPGMSLPVGVANDTKLPVGLQLMAPAFQDDRLYRVGAAYEAAHK, encoded by the coding sequence ATGACTGACTACACCGTTCCAACATCTGGTCTGACCAGCCTGACAGCCGCCGAGTTAGCGCAGAAAATCCACTCCGGAGACGTGACCTCCCGCGAAGCGACGCAGGCTCACCTCGACCGCATCGCAGAGACTGATGACCACCTGGGCGCGTTCCTGCACGTCGGTGCGGAAGAGGCGTTGGCAGCAGCCGACAAAGTCGATGAGCAGATCAAGGCAGGCGAAGAGCTCGCCTCCCCGCTGGCTGGTGTTCCAGTGGCAGTGAAGGACCTCTTTGTCACTACCGATGCGCCGACCACGGCTGCCTCGAAAATGCTCGAGGGCTACATGTCGCCATACGACGCCACCGTGGTGGCTAAGCTGCGCGAGGCAGGGCTGCCCATCCTCGGCAAGACGAACCTTGACGAATTTGCCATGGGTTCGTCCAACGAGCTGTCTGCCTTCCAGATCACGCGTAACCCCCATGACACCGAATGCACTCCGGGTGGTTCCGGAGGCGGTACGGCAGCAGCAGTAGCGTCGGGCCAAGCACCGCTAGGAATTGGCACCGATACCGGTGGTTCGATTCGCCAGCCAGCAGCCTTGACCGGCACTGTTGGTGTGAAGCCCACCTACGGCACGGTATCGCGCTACGGCATGATTGCAGCAGCGTCCTCGCTTGACCAGGGTGGGCCGTCGGCACGCACAGTGCTGGATGCCGCATTGCTGCATGAAGTCATGGCAGGTGTAGACCCCTTCGATGCAACCAGCGTGGACAAGCCGATCGCACCCGTGGTGCAGGCAGCACGTGAGGGTGCCTCAGGTGACTTGAGCGGAATGAAGATTGGTATGGTGCGCCAGTTCGACCGCGAAGGTAACCAGGCCTCGGTCCGCGAGGCCGTGGTCAATGCTTTCCAGGAACTAGAAAAGCAAGGTGCAGAACTTGTGTGGGTGGATTGCCCACACTTCGACGACGTGATGGGCGCGTACTACATCATCCAGATGTCCGAGGTGTCGTCGAACATGTCGCGTTTCGACGGCATGCGCTATGGTCTGCGTGTTGGTGATGACGGCTCGAACTCTGCCAATGACGTGATGGCCCTGTCGCGCGCTGCAGGTTTCGGTGCTGAGGTCAAGCGCCGCATCATGCTGGGCACCTATGCTTTATCGGTGGGCTACTACGATGCCTACTACCTGCAGGCGCAGCGTGTCCGCCAGCTCATAGCGAATGATTTTGCCAAGGCGTTCGAGCAGGTTGACATTATCGCCGCACCAACCACTCCAACTACGGCGTTCAAGCTGGGGGAGAAGGTTGATGATCCATTGGCCATGTACAACTTCGACCTGTACACGCTACCTTTGAACCTGGCGGGTCTGCCAGGAATGAGCCTGCCGGTTGGGGTTGCCAACGACACCAAGTTGCCGGTTGGCCTGCAGTTGATGGCGCCCGCGTTCCAGGACGATCGTCTGTACCGGGTGGGCGCTGCCTATGAGGCTGCTCACAAATAG
- the gatC gene encoding Asp-tRNA(Asn)/Glu-tRNA(Gln) amidotransferase subunit GatC, whose protein sequence is MSDISREDIDRLASLARLALTDEELDTYADQLDQIMEAMSKVAQVDTSGVEPMSHPHAIKAPMREDVFVKTLTQQQALDQAPEVEDDRFVVPQILGEAE, encoded by the coding sequence GTGTCTGACATCTCCCGCGAGGATATTGACCGCCTCGCCAGCCTTGCTCGTCTCGCACTGACGGACGAGGAGCTCGATACCTACGCTGATCAGCTGGATCAAATCATGGAAGCAATGTCCAAGGTGGCCCAGGTGGACACCAGCGGTGTAGAGCCGATGAGCCACCCACACGCCATCAAAGCACCCATGCGCGAGGATGTGTTCGTGAAGACCTTGACCCAGCAGCAGGCTTTAGACCAGGCACCTGAGGTTGAAGATGACCGCTTTGTTGTTCCACAGATCTTGGGAGAGGCTGAATAA
- a CDS encoding ACT domain-containing protein yields MSYLIRVKLPDEPGSLGDLAQAFGVLGANIKSVDVVQTLDDDGSVLDDIVVTLPKDVMADELITAATEVEGADVDSIRPFTGRVDRRGQIKMLARVAACAHNIPAAMEELVTVMPQAMTSSWAIVLEETDKGVRRVAASQAAPADDGSSPALAHVSSARILDAEHEDWIPQPWGLLDSALAATPLAHTTMILVMGRIGGPHYLASEVSHIGDLGLIVGALLRGT; encoded by the coding sequence ATGTCTTACCTGATCCGCGTGAAGCTCCCCGACGAGCCCGGTAGTCTGGGCGATTTAGCCCAAGCCTTCGGGGTGTTGGGGGCAAACATCAAGTCTGTCGATGTCGTTCAGACGCTTGACGACGATGGGTCGGTGCTCGATGACATCGTGGTCACTCTCCCCAAGGATGTGATGGCTGATGAACTCATCACCGCTGCCACGGAAGTGGAAGGCGCAGACGTCGACTCCATCCGCCCGTTTACTGGACGCGTTGACCGCAGAGGCCAGATCAAAATGTTGGCCCGTGTGGCAGCCTGCGCGCATAATATCCCTGCGGCGATGGAAGAGTTGGTCACCGTCATGCCTCAAGCAATGACGTCTTCTTGGGCCATCGTGTTGGAGGAGACGGACAAGGGAGTAAGGCGGGTCGCAGCGTCTCAAGCAGCACCTGCCGACGATGGCTCCTCCCCCGCGCTGGCCCACGTCAGCAGCGCCCGCATCCTCGATGCCGAGCACGAAGACTGGATTCCGCAACCCTGGGGGCTACTCGATTCCGCCCTAGCCGCGACCCCACTTGCGCACACCACCATGATCCTTGTCATGGGCAGGATTGGTGGGCCCCACTACCTAGCCTCCGAAGTCTCCCATATCGGTGATCTCGGATTGATCGTGGGAGCGCTACTGCGCGGCACCTAA